A genomic region of Ensifer adhaerens contains the following coding sequences:
- the ftsZ gene encoding cell division protein FtsZ — MTINLQKPDITELKPRITVFGVGGGGGNAVNNMITAGLQGVDFVVANTDAQALTMTKAERIIQMGVAVTEGLGAGSQPEVGRAAAEECIDEIIDHLNGTHMCFVTAGMGGGTGTGAAPIVAQAARNKGILTVGVVTKPFHFEGARRMRLADQGIAELQKSVDTLIVIPNQNLFRIANDRTTFADAFAMADQVLYSGVACITDLMVKEGLINLDFADVRSVMREMGRAMMGTGEASGEGRALAAAEAAIANPLLDETSMKGAQGLLISITGGRDLTLFELDEAATRIREEVDPDANIILGATFDEELEGLIRVSVVATGIDRTAAEVAGRSADFRPVAAKPVVRPSAAIPAQQPQPVAQHQPAPVHQPVMQQPVAQPVQQPVQQQATADQIAAAIREAEMERELDIATRAAQAQAQAPVQPMHEENFRPQSKLFAGAAPVEAAPVMRQPQPQMQPVQVQPQPQPIMRQEPVAPVMRQQPEQVRMPKVEDFPPVVKAEMDRRAQPAAPMQEERGPMGLLNRITSSLGLRDREQTPAAADMTASAPTAASQQRRPLSPEASLYAPRRGQLDDHGRASQQARPHEDDQLEIPAFLRRQSN; from the coding sequence ATGACTATCAACTTGCAGAAGCCGGATATCACGGAGCTGAAGCCCCGCATCACCGTCTTTGGTGTGGGTGGCGGCGGCGGCAACGCCGTCAACAACATGATCACTGCAGGCCTCCAGGGCGTCGACTTCGTCGTCGCCAACACCGATGCCCAGGCTCTGACCATGACCAAGGCCGAGCGCATCATCCAGATGGGTGTCGCCGTCACCGAAGGTCTCGGCGCCGGTTCGCAGCCGGAAGTCGGCCGTGCGGCCGCCGAAGAGTGCATCGATGAGATCATCGACCACCTCAACGGCACCCACATGTGCTTCGTCACCGCCGGCATGGGCGGCGGCACCGGCACCGGTGCGGCCCCGATCGTCGCTCAGGCCGCCCGCAACAAGGGCATTTTGACCGTCGGCGTCGTCACCAAGCCGTTCCATTTCGAAGGCGCGCGCCGCATGCGTCTCGCCGACCAGGGCATCGCCGAACTGCAGAAGTCGGTCGACACCCTGATCGTCATCCCGAACCAGAACCTCTTCCGCATCGCCAACGACCGCACGACCTTTGCGGACGCCTTCGCGATGGCCGACCAGGTTCTTTATTCCGGCGTTGCCTGCATCACCGACCTCATGGTCAAGGAAGGCCTCATCAACCTCGACTTCGCCGACGTCCGTTCGGTGATGCGTGAGATGGGTCGCGCGATGATGGGTACCGGCGAAGCTTCGGGCGAAGGCCGCGCACTGGCCGCTGCCGAAGCCGCGATCGCCAACCCGCTGCTCGACGAAACCTCGATGAAGGGTGCCCAGGGCCTGCTGATCTCGATCACCGGCGGTCGCGACCTGACGCTGTTCGAACTCGACGAAGCTGCAACCCGTATTCGCGAAGAAGTCGACCCGGATGCCAACATCATCCTCGGCGCGACGTTCGACGAAGAACTCGAAGGCCTGATCCGCGTCTCGGTCGTCGCCACCGGCATCGACCGTACGGCTGCGGAGGTGGCGGGTCGTTCCGCCGACTTTCGTCCGGTAGCAGCCAAGCCGGTCGTTCGGCCGTCCGCCGCCATTCCGGCCCAGCAGCCGCAGCCCGTTGCCCAGCATCAGCCGGCCCCGGTTCACCAGCCGGTGATGCAGCAGCCGGTCGCTCAGCCGGTTCAGCAGCCGGTGCAGCAGCAGGCAACCGCCGACCAGATCGCAGCCGCCATCCGCGAAGCCGAAATGGAGCGGGAACTGGATATCGCGACCCGCGCTGCCCAGGCGCAGGCGCAGGCTCCGGTTCAGCCGATGCACGAAGAGAACTTTCGCCCCCAGAGCAAGCTTTTCGCCGGCGCAGCACCGGTAGAAGCCGCTCCGGTCATGCGCCAGCCGCAGCCGCAGATGCAGCCGGTTCAGGTCCAGCCGCAGCCGCAGCCGATCATGCGCCAGGAGCCTGTCGCTCCGGTCATGCGTCAGCAGCCGGAACAGGTTCGCATGCCGAAGGTCGAAGACTTTCCGCCGGTCGTAAAGGCCGAGATGGACCGCCGCGCCCAGCCGGCAGCTCCGATGCAGGAAGAGCGCGGCCCGATGGGCCTGCTCAACCGCATCACCAGCTCGCTTGGCCTGCGTGACCGCGAACAGACCCCTGCAGCCGCCGACATGACGGCGTCTGCACCGACCGCTGCTTCCCAGCAGCGCCGGCCGCTCTCGCCGGAAGCGAGCCTCTATGCGCCGCGTCGCGGCCAGCTTGACGATCACGGTCGCGCTTCGCAGCAGGCGCGCCCGCACGAAGATGATCAGCTCGAAATCCCGGCGTTCCTGCGCCGTCAGTCGAACTGA
- the ftsA gene encoding cell division protein FtsA produces MSLFGSSSFGLPRLKPLSSKRSHVVSVLDIGSTKVVCMIGRLTPRAESQILPNRTHNVEIIGIGHQKSRGVKNGVVADLDAVESVVRLAVDAAERMAGLTIDSMIVNVSAGRLQSDVYTATIDLGGQEVDANDLRKVLSAAGQQSLRSDRAILHSLPTGFSLDGERGIRDPLAMFGDVLGVDMHVLTAERAALKNLELCVNRAHLSVEGMVATPYASGLAALVDDEVELGCAAIDMGGGTTTISVFAEGKLVHADAVSLGGHHVTTDLARGLSTRIEDAERLKVVHGSALPNSADERDIVSVPPIGEDDRDQPTHVPRALVSRIVRARIEETLELIRDRIQRSGFSPIVGKRIVLTGGASQLTGLPEAARRILARNVRIGRPLGVSGLPAAAKGPAFSTAVGLMIYPQVADLETHASHGGMFSALGAGNGRIARMGQWLKESF; encoded by the coding sequence ATGAGTTTGTTCGGGTCCTCCAGCTTTGGCCTGCCGCGCCTGAAGCCGCTTTCTTCAAAGCGGTCTCATGTCGTCTCGGTGCTGGATATCGGTTCGACCAAGGTGGTCTGCATGATCGGCCGGCTGACGCCGCGCGCCGAAAGCCAGATCCTGCCTAACCGCACCCACAACGTCGAAATCATCGGCATCGGCCATCAGAAGTCGCGCGGCGTCAAGAACGGCGTTGTCGCCGATCTCGATGCGGTCGAAAGCGTCGTGCGGCTCGCGGTCGATGCGGCCGAGCGTATGGCCGGCCTTACCATCGACAGCATGATCGTCAACGTTTCGGCGGGCCGTCTGCAGAGCGACGTCTACACCGCGACGATCGATCTCGGCGGTCAGGAAGTCGACGCCAACGATCTGCGCAAGGTCCTGTCGGCCGCCGGCCAGCAGTCGCTGCGCTCCGACCGCGCCATCCTGCACTCGTTGCCGACGGGCTTCTCGCTCGATGGCGAACGCGGCATCCGTGATCCGCTCGCCATGTTCGGCGACGTTCTCGGCGTCGACATGCATGTGCTGACGGCCGAGCGCGCGGCGCTCAAGAACCTGGAACTCTGCGTCAACCGCGCTCACCTTTCGGTCGAAGGTATGGTGGCGACGCCCTATGCCAGCGGTCTTGCCGCGCTCGTCGACGACGAAGTCGAGCTTGGCTGCGCGGCGATCGACATGGGTGGCGGCACGACGACGATCTCGGTCTTTGCCGAGGGCAAGCTGGTTCACGCCGACGCCGTCAGCCTTGGCGGCCATCATGTGACGACGGACCTGGCACGCGGTCTTTCGACCCGTATCGAGGATGCCGAGCGGCTGAAGGTCGTGCACGGCTCGGCGCTGCCCAACAGCGCCGACGAGCGCGACATCGTCTCCGTCCCGCCGATCGGCGAGGACGACCGCGATCAGCCGACGCATGTGCCGCGCGCGCTCGTTTCGCGCATCGTGCGTGCCCGCATCGAAGAGACGCTGGAACTCATCCGCGATCGTATCCAGCGCTCGGGCTTCAGCCCGATCGTCGGCAAGCGCATCGTTTTGACGGGCGGCGCAAGCCAGCTCACGGGCCTGCCGGAAGCGGCGCGCCGCATCCTCGCCCGCAATGTTCGCATCGGCCGTCCGCTCGGAGTTTCCGGGCTGCCGGCGGCTGCCAAGGGTCCGGCCTTCTCCACGGCGGTCGGCCTGATGATCTATCCGCAGGTCGCCGACCTCGAGACCCATGCCTCCCATGGCGGCATGTTCTCGGCGCTCGGTGCCGGCAACGGCCGCATCGCCCGCATGGGCCAGTGGTTGAAAGAGAGTTTTTGA
- the ftsQ gene encoding cell division protein FtsQ, with amino-acid sequence MFALRGRRGKRVRHLDGAAAVDVDGGRVLPRPLRRAVRFLVSLGAGRIRFPAHTGTISALAFFAATGFYGMSLGGHTQNFAQASTTAAGFAIEDVKVSGNDQTSEIDILQQLGLDGTTSLVALDIAEARKLIAEMPWVQGVTVRKVYPGTIEVSLTERKAFGIWQHGSDLSLIERSGSVIAPLRDNKFAALPLFVGRDAETAAADFYDEFSRWPEIRSRVKAFVRVAGRRWDLRLDNGIVVKLPEHDVARAMQVLSDMESQHQLLERDIAAVDLRLQDRTTVQLTPDAVTRREVALKARDKMLKAQETEKKKEGRI; translated from the coding sequence GTGTTTGCGTTGAGGGGCAGAAGAGGCAAGAGGGTTCGTCACCTCGACGGTGCTGCTGCCGTCGACGTGGACGGTGGCCGCGTGCTGCCGCGTCCGCTGCGCCGTGCCGTTCGATTCCTGGTCAGTCTCGGGGCTGGCCGCATTCGCTTCCCCGCCCATACGGGCACGATCTCGGCGCTCGCATTCTTTGCCGCCACCGGTTTTTACGGCATGTCGCTTGGCGGGCACACGCAGAACTTCGCCCAGGCATCGACCACGGCCGCCGGTTTCGCCATCGAGGACGTCAAGGTTTCCGGCAACGACCAGACCTCGGAGATCGATATCCTGCAGCAGCTCGGCCTCGATGGCACGACCTCGCTGGTGGCGCTCGATATCGCCGAGGCGCGCAAACTGATTGCGGAAATGCCCTGGGTGCAGGGCGTCACCGTTCGCAAGGTTTACCCCGGCACGATCGAGGTCAGCCTCACCGAGCGCAAGGCGTTCGGCATCTGGCAGCACGGCTCCGACCTTTCGTTGATCGAAAGAAGCGGCAGCGTGATTGCGCCGCTGCGCGACAACAAGTTCGCGGCCCTGCCGCTCTTCGTCGGCCGTGACGCCGAGACGGCGGCCGCCGATTTCTACGACGAGTTTTCCCGCTGGCCGGAGATCCGCTCGCGGGTGAAGGCCTTCGTCCGTGTCGCCGGTCGCCGCTGGGACCTGCGCCTCGACAACGGCATCGTCGTCAAGTTGCCGGAGCATGACGTTGCCCGGGCGATGCAGGTGCTGTCCGACATGGAAAGCCAGCACCAGCTCCTCGAGCGCGACATCGCTGCCGTGGACCTGAGACTGCAAGATCGAACCACAGTTCAGTTGACGCCGGATGCAGTGACCCGGCGCGAAGTTGCCTTGAAGGCGAGGGACAAGATGCTGAAGGCGCAGGAGACCGAGAAGAAGAAAGAGGGGCGGATATGA
- a CDS encoding D-alanine--D-alanine ligase, producing the protein MSGKHVAVLMGGFSSERPVSLSSGAACADALEAAGYRVTRIDVDRNVAEVLAALRPDVAFNALHGPFGEDGTIQGILEYLEIPYTHSGVLASALAMDKAQAKHVAAASGIPVADAQVMDRHAFGPKHPMKPPYVVKPVREGSSFGVVIVKEDQSHPPQVVTSSEWRYGDRIMVERYVAGRELTCGVMGDRALGVTEIIPQGHAFYDYDSKYVKGGSSHVIPAQISPNIYQKIQTLALKAHQAIGCRGVSRSDFRFDDSSSGEGELIWLEINTQPGMTPTSLVPEMAAHAGYGFGEFLSWMVEEASCLR; encoded by the coding sequence ATGAGCGGCAAGCATGTGGCTGTCCTGATGGGCGGATTTTCTTCGGAGCGACCGGTTAGCCTGTCGTCCGGGGCTGCCTGTGCGGATGCCCTCGAGGCTGCCGGCTACCGCGTCACCCGAATCGACGTCGATCGCAATGTTGCAGAGGTGCTGGCGGCACTCCGTCCGGACGTCGCCTTCAACGCCCTTCACGGTCCGTTCGGGGAGGACGGCACGATCCAGGGCATCCTCGAGTATCTGGAAATTCCCTACACCCATTCCGGCGTGCTCGCCTCCGCGCTCGCCATGGACAAGGCGCAGGCAAAGCACGTTGCTGCCGCCTCCGGCATTCCGGTCGCCGACGCGCAGGTGATGGATCGCCACGCTTTCGGCCCGAAGCATCCGATGAAGCCGCCCTATGTCGTCAAGCCGGTCCGCGAGGGTTCGAGCTTCGGGGTCGTCATCGTCAAGGAAGATCAGTCGCATCCGCCGCAGGTGGTGACGTCGAGCGAGTGGCGCTATGGCGACCGAATCATGGTCGAGCGTTATGTTGCCGGTCGCGAGTTGACCTGCGGTGTCATGGGTGATCGTGCGCTAGGCGTAACCGAGATCATTCCGCAGGGCCACGCCTTCTACGATTACGACTCCAAGTACGTAAAAGGTGGTTCTAGCCACGTCATTCCGGCACAGATTTCACCAAATATTTACCAAAAAATACAAACACTCGCTCTGAAGGCGCATCAGGCAATCGGTTGCCGCGGCGTCAGCCGATCCGACTTTCGTTTCGATGACAGTTCCTCCGGTGAGGGCGAGCTGATCTGGCTGGAAATCAACACCCAGCCCGGCATGACGCCAACCTCCCTGGTGCCCGAAATGGCTGCGCATGCCGGCTATGGTTTCGGTGAGTTTTTGAGTTGGATGGTGGAGGAAGCGTCGTGTTTGCGTTGA
- the aqpZ gene encoding aquaporin Z: MFKRLSAEFLGTFWLVFGGCGSAVLAAAFPEVGIGLLGVSFAFGLTVLTMAYAVGGISGGHFNPAVSVGLMVAGKFPSHKLVGYVISQVLGAIAAAAVLYLIASGKAGFELGGFAANGYAEHSPGGYSLTSALVAEVMLTFFFLFIILGSTHGRVPAGFAPIAIGLALTLIHLVSIPITNTSVNPARSTGQALFVGDWAIQQLWLFWVAPIVGAAIAGIVWKIVGDDD; this comes from the coding sequence ATGTTTAAAAGGCTTTCAGCGGAATTTCTCGGTACATTCTGGCTCGTTTTCGGTGGTTGCGGCAGCGCGGTGCTGGCGGCCGCCTTTCCTGAGGTCGGCATCGGCCTGCTCGGCGTTTCCTTTGCTTTTGGTCTTACCGTTCTCACCATGGCTTATGCGGTCGGCGGCATTTCCGGCGGGCATTTCAATCCGGCCGTTTCGGTTGGACTGATGGTTGCCGGCAAGTTTCCGTCTCATAAGCTCGTCGGCTACGTCATCTCGCAGGTGCTGGGTGCAATTGCCGCTGCCGCCGTGCTCTATCTGATTGCCAGTGGCAAGGCCGGTTTTGAGCTCGGCGGGTTCGCGGCCAACGGCTACGCTGAACATTCACCGGGCGGCTATTCGCTGACATCAGCACTCGTCGCCGAAGTGATGCTGACCTTCTTCTTCCTGTTCATCATCCTCGGTTCCACCCATGGCCGCGTGCCTGCCGGCTTCGCACCGATCGCCATCGGCCTGGCGCTCACCCTTATTCACCTGGTCTCGATCCCGATCACGAATACGTCGGTCAATCCTGCCCGCTCAACAGGCCAGGCGCTCTTCGTCGGCGACTGGGCCATTCAGCAATTGTGGCTGTTCTGGGTGGCGCCGATCGTCGGTGCGGCGATCGCCGGCATCGTCTGGAAGATCGTCGGCGACGACGACTAA
- a CDS encoding MFS transporter, with protein MTDATTTLSPKNNASKHAAVNSPARVLFASLVGTTIEFFDFYVYATAAVLVFPHLFFPGADPTSAMLQSFATFSIAFFARPFGAVVFGHFGDKVGRKATLVAALMTMGISTVVIGLLPTYATIGVAAPLLLALCRFGQGLGLGGEWGGAVLLATENAPEGKRSWYAMFPQLGAPIGFILSAGTFLILGEVMSDEAFLAWGWRVPFIASILLVAVGLYVRLKITETPEFQKAVDKHERVQVPIAEIFRSHKRSLVLGTFVALATFVLFYLMTVFSLSWGTAKLGYSREQFLVVQMTGVVFFGLMIPVAGILSDRFGRRLILILTTIGIGIFGIFMASLLSSGLGGAFLFSIIGLGLMGLTYGPIGAALAAPFPTSVRYTGASMTFNLAGIFGASLAPYIATWLATNYSLDYVGYYLLAAAAITLLCLVLSTEDEVSA; from the coding sequence ATGACAGACGCGACAACCACCCTGTCGCCGAAGAACAATGCGTCGAAGCACGCGGCAGTGAACTCCCCTGCCCGGGTGCTGTTCGCAAGCCTCGTCGGCACGACCATCGAATTCTTCGACTTCTACGTATACGCCACCGCCGCGGTTCTCGTTTTCCCGCACCTCTTCTTCCCCGGCGCCGACCCGACCTCGGCGATGCTGCAATCCTTCGCGACCTTCTCGATCGCCTTCTTCGCCCGCCCCTTCGGCGCCGTGGTCTTCGGCCACTTCGGCGACAAGGTCGGCCGCAAGGCGACACTGGTGGCGGCGCTGATGACCATGGGCATCTCCACCGTCGTCATCGGCCTCCTGCCTACCTATGCGACGATCGGCGTCGCAGCTCCGCTGCTGCTGGCACTGTGCCGCTTCGGCCAGGGTCTCGGCCTCGGCGGCGAATGGGGCGGCGCCGTCCTGCTCGCCACAGAGAACGCGCCCGAGGGCAAACGCAGCTGGTACGCCATGTTCCCGCAACTCGGCGCCCCGATCGGCTTCATCCTCTCGGCCGGCACCTTCCTCATCCTCGGCGAAGTGATGAGCGACGAAGCCTTCCTCGCCTGGGGTTGGCGCGTGCCGTTCATCGCCAGCATCCTGCTGGTCGCCGTCGGCCTCTATGTCCGTCTGAAGATCACCGAAACGCCGGAATTCCAGAAAGCCGTCGACAAGCACGAGCGCGTGCAGGTGCCGATCGCCGAGATCTTCCGCTCGCACAAGCGCAGCCTGGTGCTCGGCACCTTCGTGGCGCTCGCGACCTTCGTGCTGTTCTATCTGATGACGGTGTTCTCGCTGTCCTGGGGCACGGCGAAGCTCGGCTACTCGCGTGAGCAGTTCCTGGTCGTGCAGATGACCGGTGTCGTCTTCTTCGGCCTGATGATCCCGGTTGCAGGCATCCTGTCGGACCGCTTCGGCCGCCGCCTGATCCTGATCCTGACGACCATCGGCATCGGCATCTTCGGCATCTTCATGGCCTCGCTGCTCTCGAGCGGACTTGGCGGCGCATTCCTGTTCTCGATCATCGGCCTCGGCCTCATGGGCCTTACCTACGGCCCGATCGGAGCGGCACTCGCCGCCCCCTTCCCGACCTCGGTGCGCTACACCGGCGCCTCGATGACCTTCAACCTCGCCGGCATCTTCGGCGCGTCGCTGGCGCCCTACATCGCCACCTGGCTCGCCACCAACTACAGCCTGGATTATGTCGGCTACTACCTGCTGGCCGCCGCCGCCATCACGCTTCTGTGCCTAGTGCTGTCGACGGAAGACGAGGTTTCGGCCTGA
- the murB gene encoding UDP-N-acetylmuramate dehydrogenase, protein MKQVNGQKLLESLGSGVSAVRGRITPDAPMDRVTWFRAGGLAELMFQPHDTDDLITFLKLVPAEVPVMVVGVGSNLLVRDGGIPGVVIRLSAKGFGDLELVGENRIKAGAICPDKNIAAMALDHGIGGFYFYYGIPGSLGGALRMNAGANGSETRERVVEVHAVDRQGNQHVLSNADMGYAYRHSSAAKDLIFTHAVFEGYAEDKNKIRTDMDAVRQHRETVQPIREKTGGSTFKNPEGHSAWKLIDEAGCRGLMIGSAQMSPLHCNFMINTGQATGYELEYLGETVRQRVLEHSGVRLEWEIKRIGNFMPGYEIKEFLGRGIA, encoded by the coding sequence ATGAAACAGGTCAACGGTCAGAAACTACTGGAGTCGCTTGGAAGTGGTGTCAGCGCGGTGCGCGGCCGTATCACGCCCGATGCGCCGATGGATCGCGTCACCTGGTTCCGCGCCGGCGGCCTTGCCGAGCTCATGTTCCAGCCGCACGATACGGATGATCTCATCACCTTCCTGAAGCTTGTTCCGGCCGAAGTGCCGGTCATGGTGGTCGGTGTCGGCTCGAACCTGCTCGTGCGCGACGGTGGCATTCCCGGCGTCGTCATCAGGCTCTCGGCCAAGGGCTTCGGCGATCTGGAACTCGTCGGCGAAAACCGCATCAAGGCCGGCGCCATCTGCCCGGACAAGAACATCGCGGCCATGGCGCTCGATCACGGCATCGGCGGCTTCTATTTCTACTATGGCATCCCGGGCTCGCTCGGCGGCGCGCTGCGCATGAACGCCGGCGCCAATGGTTCAGAGACCCGCGAGCGGGTCGTCGAGGTCCATGCGGTCGACCGCCAGGGCAACCAGCATGTGCTGTCGAATGCGGACATGGGCTACGCCTACCGCCATTCCTCGGCGGCGAAAGACCTGATCTTCACCCATGCGGTGTTCGAAGGCTACGCCGAAGACAAGAACAAGATTCGCACCGACATGGATGCGGTGCGCCAGCATCGTGAGACGGTGCAGCCGATCCGCGAGAAGACGGGCGGCTCGACTTTCAAAAATCCCGAGGGCCATTCGGCCTGGAAGCTGATCGACGAGGCCGGCTGCCGCGGTCTGATGATCGGCAGCGCGCAGATGTCGCCGCTGCACTGCAACTTCATGATCAACACCGGCCAGGCGACCGGCTACGAGCTCGAATATCTCGGCGAGACGGTGCGCCAGCGCGTGCTCGAACATTCCGGCGTGCGGCTCGAATGGGAAATCAAGCGCATCGGCAATTTCATGCCGGGCTACGAGATCAAGGAATTCCTCGGCCGCGGCATCGCCTGA
- the murC gene encoding UDP-N-acetylmuramate--L-alanine ligase: MKMPKTIGLVHFIGIGGIGMSGIAEVLHNLGHRVQGSDQSDSANVQRLRDKGIEVFVGHKAENIGDAEVIVVSTAIKKDNPELIAAREKFLPVVRRAEMLAELMRFRNAIAIGGTHGKTTTTSMVAALLEAGNLDPTVINGGIINAYGTNARMGEGEWMVVEADESDGTFLKLPADVAIVTNIDPEHLDHYGNFDAVRAAFRQFVENVPFYGFGVLCLDHPEVQTMVGKIEDRKVVTYGENPQADVRFHNIRMDNGTSIFDIEIRRRRTGQVIAMKDLRLPMPGRHNVSNATAAIAVAQRLGISPEAIAKGLASFSGVKRRFTLTGEWKGVRVYDDYGHHPVEIKAVLKAAREACQGRIIAVHQPHRYSRLSSLFQEFSACFNDADTILIVPVYAAGEEPIPGATAEELVDRIKAGGHRDARYVSGPEAIAPVVSKIAQPGDFVVLLGAGSITYWAAALPKELADISGN; this comes from the coding sequence ATGAAAATGCCGAAAACCATCGGGCTGGTCCATTTCATCGGTATCGGCGGCATCGGCATGAGCGGCATTGCCGAGGTGCTGCACAATCTCGGCCACCGGGTGCAGGGCTCTGACCAGTCCGACAGTGCCAATGTGCAGCGCCTTCGCGACAAGGGCATCGAGGTCTTCGTCGGCCACAAGGCCGAGAATATCGGCGACGCCGAGGTGATCGTCGTTTCGACCGCGATCAAGAAGGACAATCCGGAACTGATCGCGGCGCGCGAGAAGTTCCTGCCTGTCGTGCGTCGGGCCGAGATGCTCGCCGAGCTCATGCGCTTCCGCAACGCAATCGCGATCGGCGGCACGCACGGCAAGACGACGACGACCTCCATGGTCGCGGCGCTGCTCGAGGCCGGCAACCTCGATCCGACCGTCATCAACGGCGGCATCATCAATGCCTATGGCACCAACGCTCGCATGGGCGAGGGCGAGTGGATGGTGGTGGAGGCCGACGAATCCGACGGCACCTTCCTGAAGCTGCCGGCCGATGTAGCGATCGTCACCAATATCGATCCGGAACATCTCGACCACTACGGCAATTTCGATGCGGTGCGTGCGGCCTTCCGCCAGTTCGTCGAGAACGTGCCCTTCTACGGTTTCGGCGTTCTCTGCCTCGACCATCCGGAAGTGCAGACGATGGTCGGCAAGATCGAGGACCGCAAGGTCGTCACCTACGGCGAGAACCCGCAGGCCGACGTGCGCTTCCACAACATCCGCATGGACAACGGCACCTCGATCTTCGACATCGAGATCCGCCGCCGCCGCACCGGCCAGGTGATCGCGATGAAGGATCTGCGCTTGCCGATGCCCGGCCGCCACAATGTCTCCAACGCGACTGCTGCGATTGCGGTTGCCCAGCGCCTCGGCATCAGCCCGGAAGCGATCGCCAAGGGGCTTGCCTCCTTCAGCGGCGTCAAGCGTCGCTTCACGCTTACCGGCGAGTGGAAGGGCGTGCGCGTCTATGACGACTACGGCCACCATCCGGTCGAGATCAAGGCGGTGCTGAAGGCGGCGCGCGAGGCCTGCCAGGGCCGAATCATCGCCGTGCACCAGCCGCACCGCTACTCGCGCCTTTCGAGCCTGTTCCAGGAATTCTCCGCCTGCTTCAACGACGCCGACACGATTTTGATCGTGCCCGTCTATGCTGCCGGCGAAGAACCGATCCCCGGTGCCACCGCCGAGGAGCTGGTGGATCGGATCAAGGCCGGCGGCCATCGCGACGCCCGTTACGTCTCCGGTCCGGAGGCAATTGCGCCGGTTGTCAGCAAGATTGCACAGCCCGGCGATTTTGTGGTTCTCTTGGGGGCTGGCAGCATCACCTATTGGGCAGCTGCCCTGCCAAAGGAACTCGCGGATATTTCAGGAAATTGA
- the murG gene encoding undecaprenyldiphospho-muramoylpentapeptide beta-N-acetylglucosaminyltransferase yields MTKGIILLAAGGTGGHLFPAEALAHELKANGYSVHLVTDSRAERYAGKFPADEVHVVPSATIGSKNPVSVVKSLWTLWTGMRAARKLIARLKPKAVVGFGGYPTVPPLLAATGMGVPSLIHEQNAVMGRANKALASRVKAIAGGFLPEGTGAFADKTVTTGNPVRPAVLAAANSPYAAANGDAPFHLVVFGGSQGAQYFSKAVPQAICRLEDDVRQRITVTQQARPEDKDGVIATYEQLGVPAEVSPFFTDMAERIAGAQLVICRSGASTVSELAVIGRPAILVPYPYALDHDQAANAAALAAKGGARVIAQGELTADRLAGILKDAIGNPQSLAQMAANARETGKPDAASLLASLVEAIASGLTVEKFRETRS; encoded by the coding sequence ATGACCAAAGGCATCATCCTGCTCGCCGCCGGCGGCACCGGCGGCCACCTGTTTCCGGCGGAAGCGCTGGCCCACGAACTGAAGGCCAACGGCTATTCGGTGCATCTCGTCACCGACAGCCGCGCCGAGCGCTATGCCGGCAAGTTCCCGGCCGATGAAGTGCATGTCGTTCCCTCGGCGACGATCGGCTCGAAGAACCCGGTCAGCGTGGTGAAGTCGCTGTGGACGCTGTGGACCGGCATGCGTGCCGCCCGCAAGCTGATTGCCCGGCTGAAGCCCAAGGCCGTTGTCGGCTTCGGTGGCTATCCGACCGTGCCGCCGTTGCTTGCCGCCACCGGCATGGGCGTGCCGTCGCTGATCCACGAGCAGAACGCGGTCATGGGTCGGGCCAACAAGGCACTCGCCTCCCGCGTCAAGGCGATTGCCGGCGGTTTCCTGCCGGAGGGCACGGGCGCCTTTGCCGACAAGACCGTGACGACGGGCAATCCGGTCCGTCCGGCGGTGCTCGCCGCCGCCAATTCGCCCTATGCGGCGGCCAACGGCGACGCGCCGTTCCACCTCGTCGTCTTCGGCGGCAGTCAGGGCGCGCAGTATTTCTCCAAGGCGGTCCCGCAGGCGATCTGCCGGCTCGAAGACGACGTTCGCCAGCGCATCACGGTGACGCAGCAGGCGCGGCCGGAAGACAAGGACGGCGTGATCGCGACCTATGAGCAGCTTGGCGTACCGGCCGAGGTCTCGCCCTTTTTCACCGACATGGCCGAGCGCATCGCCGGCGCGCAACTCGTCATCTGCCGCTCCGGCGCCTCGACGGTTTCGGAGCTTGCGGTCATAGGGCGCCCGGCGATCCTGGTGCCCTATCCCTATGCGCTCGACCACGACCAGGCGGCCAATGCCGCTGCGCTCGCCGCCAAGGGCGGGGCGCGGGTAATCGCGCAAGGCGAACTGACCGCAGACCGCCTGGCCGGCATCCTCAAGGACGCGATCGGCAACCCGCAATCCCTCGCTCAAATGGCCGCAAATGCCCGGGAAACCGGCAAGCCGGACGCAGCAAGCTTGCTTGCATCCCTCGTTGAGGCTATTGCCAGCGGTTTGACAGTCGAGAAATTCAGGGAAACACGCTCATGA